The following nucleotide sequence is from Mangifera indica cultivar Alphonso chromosome 1, CATAS_Mindica_2.1, whole genome shotgun sequence.
AAGTGATGTCTTTTCCATCAAAAACCTTAATTATGTGTTTTAACTGATGTTATAAGTTTCTTTTTTGTGGAAATCATCAAATTGCTCCTGCAGTATTATTGGTGGATTGTTCATAAATTATGCTTTAAGGATACTTATGCTTAAATTCCTTGTCTTCATGTGATAATGGAATTTTgctgaaaaataatatttcctttCGACAATCAAACAAGTAAAAGAATATATTCTTGTCTTCTCTTTGTCATTGATATCAAACTGAAATATCTCTATTAACTGTAATACTTCTCTTGTCTGTGCTTTTAGAATGTGGAATTTTAAACCAATTAAATGTACTTGCACTTGGTAGATAGCAATGCAGTAACTGACAATGTGGTAGTTTTTTCTCATGAAGCATTAAGGAAATTATAGAGAGGCATCGTATCCACTCGAAGAACCTTGAGAAAATGGAAGGCCCATCACTTGAGTTGCAGGTTTGTGAAGTactttttttatggttttttttttttttttacttttttaaaattaaaattatatttttttaggggtttttctaatcaactttttcatttcttatacGCGAAAAAGTATTGTTAATCCACTCCTTTATATTCTAATTATCTAACAACTACTAGATGGAAGTGATTTTCTGTTGGCCTTGATGAAACTGTTATTATGGCTTCTATTGCAAGAATCAAGGTTGTTTCCGAAGAAATCCATTTAACTCTCATAAATGGATACTTCAGAGTGATTGTATGTTTTTCTTTCAGATtcttattattctattattgcCAGTTGCTTCCAAGCTTGTCATATGCCATTAATGTTGATATAAGCACCTACTTAACTTCTGGTTTATCCTGCTTTATGTTGGTAAATGGTCCTGTCATTGTAAGACTAGATATTATTTCACAAGCTTGTGTGATCAAATTTTACATTCCGTTTTCTTTTTCTGCCCTTTATAACATGgagatatatatttttcagttGGCAGAGAGCAACAACTTGGCCAGGCTAAGTAAGGAGATAGCAGAGAAAAGTAAGCAGCTGAGGTATGGATTTGTTTGTGCGTTGATTAGTTATTGTAATGTGCATACTGAAATATAACTCCTTATCCATAAAAAACAGGAAACTAAGGGGAGAGGAGATCCATGGATTAAACATAGAAGAATTGCAGCTGCTCGAAAAGACTCTTGAAATTGGATTGAGCCGTGTGATTGAGAAAAAGGTTTCGATATAGTCATATTTTGTTCCCCAATTCTTGTTTAACAATCTGGGAAAATATGgacacaaattttatttatttttaaggtaattttcAGGGTGAAAAGATTACGAAAGAGATCAATGAACTCGAAAGAAAGGTGAGATGCCTACTCTTACTATCAGCTGTGAAAGAGAATATTCAACATAGTGAATGATACACCCTGTCTATTATGATTGTGTTTCTTCTTGTTCATACATAACCATTTTCAGGGAAAGCAATTGATGGAAGAGAATGACCGATTGAGGCAACAAGTATGAACACTCATCATATCTTCTTGTTGCTTCGTCTCATATAATGTTTTGCTTTTGCATTTGTTAATGAGAAGTTAACTGAAGGTGGCAGAGAAAACCAACGCTCAAAGAGAAGCTACTGCTGATGATTCAGAAAACATGATGTATGAGGAAGGCCAGTCTTCAGAGTCCGTAACCAATGGCAACTCTGGCCCCCCTCAACCTGACTCCGAAAGCTCTGATATTTCTCTCAGATTGGGGTGAGTTAATTAAGCTCATTCATAGCTTTTGTTTGCATAagtaacataatacataatttatggaTGCACTCTAATAATGAGAGAATATTATAGATTATTTTTGAAGTTTTGAATTCATCATACGGGTAATTTTACACTATCGATTAGAAAATATATCAGTTCATATTATATAGACTCTCAAAGTTATCTTCAGAATGGTAaatttgaaaaccttaaagaTAATCAATGATATTCTTCCTAAAAAGTTATCTCTTATAACAAGATGTCTTCATCTTTGGAATCTGGTAAATATGCAGCAGCAGTTGAGTTAGTTTCCCATCACTTGATcaactattattttttctccctttttttaacatattccTTTATGAGAATAAATTGGTTTGGTTGCAGTTTGGCAATGTAGCGTGTTAACCTGATGCAGCTGACCATACG
It contains:
- the LOC123214857 gene encoding MADS-box protein SVP-like translates to MVREKIQIKKIDNVTARQVTFSKRRRGLFKKAEELSVLCDADVALIVFSATGKLFEFTNSSIKEIIERHRIHSKNLEKMEGPSLELQLAESNNLARLSKEIAEKSKQLRKLRGEEIHGLNIEELQLLEKTLEIGLSRVIEKKGEKITKEINELERKGKQLMEENDRLRQQVAEKTNAQREATADDSENMMYEEGQSSESVTNGNSGPPQPDSESSDISLRLGLAM